The DNA segment AATGGCACTCCCGAAGTTATCGTTAAGGTCTATTCTGGCGGCGCGCACTGCTGCACCGAACATAAAGTTTATACTTGGCGCGACAACAATTTTACTTCCGTCCAATTTGGCCCTGCTGATGGAAATGGGGGTCGGTTTGAAGATCTCAATCAAGATGGTCGTATGGAATTGATCGCCTTTGATAACAGTTTTCTTTACGCTTTTAGCAGTTATGCGGGTTCATTTCCACCTTCAGTTATTTTGTCTTATCGCGATGGAAATTTTGAAGACGTAACGCGCCAATATCCTCAATATCTTCGAGGGATTGCTTGGCAGATGTATAGAACGCTGGAAAGAACTGAGGGCGAGAATAATGGCGTTTTAGCGGGTTATGTTGCCCAGAAAATTCTCCTCGGCGAATTCGAGGATGGTTGGAATTTCATGCTGGCACGTTACGATCGCGAGAGCGATTGGGGCTTGGATATCCGCGACAGTAACGGCAATTCTATCGGTCGCCATCGGGATTTTCCAACAGCGTTGAAAGCCTTTTTAATCGAGACGGGTTATCTCAACCGCAACGGACAGCCAAATACAGCTTTGAATTTACGCGATCGCGTCATTCGGTAAGTTTGAAAGCAATCGATTACCGGGTAGCATTGCGCTGTTCGCCGTAATTTAGCAGCAACTCAATACTGGCGAGACGGTTTTCCCAGGTACTCACCTGATAGGCTTGCTCTAGGCGTTGTACGCTCATCAGAAGCTTGAGATGGCGATTGATCCGTGCTGCAAGTGAATTTTGAGTTTTAAGGGAGGGTTTAATTGTAACCTTACTGAGCGCTGGTGGCGATCGCTTCGTCCAAGAATGGCTCAAACAACCGATCCTGGTGGGTTGTCAAAATTTCTAAAATCTTCCCTTCAGTGGGTTTTGAGGGAAACTTAGGCAGATGTTTTCCGCGTTCTAGAAAAGCATTGTATAAGGTGGTATATTGGGCTTCCAATTGAGCTTTACCTTTCAGTCCATGCAATCCAGCAAAAATCGCCAGGTGGACAAGCGTTAAGACTAAAGCTACACCGTCTTTGTCAAGATGATGATAAGTTGTGCCAACTGCCCTTAATTCTCCCGTTTCCTCTTGCCAATATTCAGTATGGGAATACTCTTCTCGATACCCAACATGGACTTGACGGGTTTCGGTTTTCTTGTGATAACCAACGCAATATCTTTCAGTTATAGGTTTCTTGGAAGATCCATACTTCCACTCGTTTTTAAGTTTCTTAAAGGGATTGCTTGTTTTCTTCCAAATCACCTCTTCTCTATAAATCGGACGACTATAATCATTAATCTCCTCATGAATTGTTTTAAATACAGGGACAGACTTGTAAATTTTCTTAGACCTCTGCTGGATGACTTTTTCGTAGTGAGTTTCAATTTTGGCGGTAATCAGTTCTCTCACTTTAGAAGCAATAAACTCATATTCTGAATTATCAAGATGTTCGGGCTGTCCTGCAACAAAATTTAAAACATTATCGACATCAGTTGATAAATGGCTGGTTTTGTAACAAGCTACTGAAGCTGTCATTGTTAACAGATTCGCCTTGACTCTCGCTAAATACTCGCTTGGCGTTTTCTGGATTTGATATTCCATTAACTCAAAAAGTAATCGACCTTTATCATCGCCAAGTTTTCTATAACAGAGTTGAACTAAATCCGAAATTCCTTTTCCTGTCCAACAGTTAACATTTGCTATAACTGGCGGATAGGGAATTTCTAAAACCTCATGAATTTTATTGAGTTTACGGGTAATATCTTCTAAGTTTTGAGGTGAGGCGGACTCATGGGTTCCGGTTTCGCGATCGCCAAAACAATTAAAAACATAAACAATCGGGTAATTCTTCCTTAATAAGTCTCGCAAGTAGGCAATATCTGAGGAAATAAACTGCTTGTCAGAAGCGATTAAATAAAGTACCAAATCGGGTTCAATCGTTTTACTCTGAAAATCTTCAATTCTCAAAGTAACTCTTTTTGCTATTCGATCTTGATTGTATTTTGCTAAGGTAATGCTATCTACAAAAGGAAAATCCTCGACTTGCCGCAAACCCATAAAGGCTCGGTTATAATTTTCTAATCGGTCATCGCTACAAATACCGGGTAAGTCAAAGTAGCTTAAGCCTAATGGGAAATCAATCCAATTAATTTCATCAGTACAATCTTGATAGCCTGTAGATTTCAGAAAGTAGTCAATCCCAATTAAGCGGTTGGCTAAGGTGGTCTTACCGCTTCCTGTTCTTCCCGTCACAAAAAGCTTAAGATTAGGCAAGTCTTGAGGTAACTGCTTGAGTTTTTCTACAATAAAATTTGCCCGAATTGTAGGAAGAGATACTGAAGACAATTCGACAGATAGCATTAGTTTTTTCTTAATTAAGATAAGGTAGTTTCGAGAAGTTGATTAAGTAGGTTGGGTTGAGGTACGAAACCCAACATCAGGGTTGTGTTGGGTTTCGCAAGGCTCAACCCAACCTACAATTTGATTAGGATAAGGTGGTTTCGAGAAGTTGG comes from the Desertifilum tharense IPPAS B-1220 genome and includes:
- a CDS encoding GTPase domain-containing protein; amino-acid sequence: MLSVELSSVSLPTIRANFIVEKLKQLPQDLPNLKLFVTGRTGSGKTTLANRLIGIDYFLKSTGYQDCTDEINWIDFPLGLSYFDLPGICSDDRLENYNRAFMGLRQVEDFPFVDSITLAKYNQDRIAKRVTLRIEDFQSKTIEPDLVLYLIASDKQFISSDIAYLRDLLRKNYPIVYVFNCFGDRETGTHESASPQNLEDITRKLNKIHEVLEIPYPPVIANVNCWTGKGISDLVQLCYRKLGDDKGRLLFELMEYQIQKTPSEYLARVKANLLTMTASVACYKTSHLSTDVDNVLNFVAGQPEHLDNSEYEFIASKVRELITAKIETHYEKVIQQRSKKIYKSVPVFKTIHEEINDYSRPIYREEVIWKKTSNPFKKLKNEWKYGSSKKPITERYCVGYHKKTETRQVHVGYREEYSHTEYWQEETGELRAVGTTYHHLDKDGVALVLTLVHLAIFAGLHGLKGKAQLEAQYTTLYNAFLERGKHLPKFPSKPTEGKILEILTTHQDRLFEPFLDEAIATSAQ